A genomic segment from Lates calcarifer isolate ASB-BC8 linkage group LG13, TLL_Latcal_v3, whole genome shotgun sequence encodes:
- the nkx2.7 gene encoding NK2 transcription factor related 7 gives MHPPSSTTSTSTPFSVKDILKLDFENEFLMTDQVVPMHHHQHVHAASRNRDFYDCPPDVSPCVSGKLHSLNSAAEEEINEQEMSGLDSSPDCDKTAKGRPRLRRKPRVLFSQSQVSELERRFRQQRYLSAPEREHLAHILKLTSTQVKIWFQNRRYKCKRQRQDKSLELAGYPLTPRRVAVPVLVRDGKLCSTGSHSTPYNVTLGQYNPVFGYGNSGVYGCSYHHTVSPSAAQMSNNQLLDLTGSSEGPFNHGHFEASVQGVRGW, from the exons ATGCATCCTCCCAGTTCAACTACTTCAACCTCGACGCCTTTTTCTGTCAAGGATATTTTGAAGCTGgactttgaaaatgaatttctgATGACTGACCAGGTTGTTCCGATGCACCACCATCAGCACGTGCACGCTGCGTCCCGGAACAGGGACTTTTATGACTGTCCGCCAGACGTGTCCCCGTGCGTCTCTGGGAAGCTCCACTCGCTTaactcagcagcagaggaggagataaaTGAGCAGG AGATGAGCGGTCTTGACAGTTCACCCGACTGCGACAAAACCGCAAAAGGCAGACCCAGGCTGCGCAGGAAGCCCCGGGTCCTCTTCTCCCAGTCCCAGGTGTCCGAGCTGGAGAGGCGCTTCAGGCAGCAGCGCTACCTGTCCGCCCCGGAGAGAGAGCACCTGGCCCACATCCTCAAACTCACCTCCACCCAGGTCAAAATCTGGTTTCAGAACAGGAGGTACAAATGTAAGCGTCAAAGGCAGGACAAGTCTCTGGAGCTGGCGGGTTACCCACTTACCCCGAGGAGGGTGGCGGTACCGGTGCTGGTGCGGGACGGGAAGCTGTGCAGCACAGGTTCACACTCAACACCTTATAATGTTACTCTTGGACAGTATAACCCCGTGTTTGGGTACGGAAACAGCGGCGTGTATGGCTGCAGTTATCATCACACTGTTTCTCCATCAGCAGCACAGATGTCCAATAACCAGCTGCTTGATTTAACAGGTAGCAGTGAGGGGCCCTTCAACCACGGACACTTTGAGGCTTCAGTTCAGGGTGTAAGAGGCTGGTGA